The nucleotide window AGAGTCGTCTGAATGAGGACAACTACTCGTTACTGCTGGCCAGTACCAATAATGATGTAGCACAGGAGAAAAAAGCACTCGAAATGATGCTCTCCTACGGCGTGGATGGCCTGATCGTCGAACCGACCAAAAGTAATCTCTACAATCCCAACATTGCGTACTACCTGTCGTTCAAAGAGCAGGATGTGCCGTTTACGATGATTAATGCGTTCTATGAGGAGTTGGAGGTTCCGTTCTTCTGTCTGGATGACGTGCAATCCAGCTATCTTGCCACTCGGGAATTGATTTCCAAAGGCCATACCCAGATCGGCATTATTGCCAAAATGGATGATTTGCAGGGCAAGTACCGAATGAAGGGGTACATCAAGGCGCTCGGTGAAGCGAAGTTACGGTTCCATCCCGAGCAGGTGCTTTCCTTTGATACCGCATCGAAACCAGAGTTATCCTCTAATGTAGCAACGTATCTGGACGAAAACAGGGATGCGCTCACCGCGATCGTTTGTTATAACGACGAAGTGGGACTGGAGGTCGTGCACGCCTGTAGGCGACTAGGCATCTCGATCCCGGATGAGTTATCCATCATTGGACAGGACAATTCGTACATCGCCAAGAACGCCAACATAAGGCTAACAACACTAACCCATCCCCAAGAGCAAATGGGCCGTGATGCTGCCGACTGGGTGATCAAGAATCTGCAAGGCAAAAAGGATCTGCCGACAAACACCTACTATCAACCCGTGCTGGTTGAGGGAGAGACGGTGAAGGAGATCGAAGTGGAATAATATTGGTGCAGGATTGGACGATAAGGTATTACCGAGCGTTTCTGTCCAACATACTTAAAGAAGGCCGTCAGAATATCTGCGGCCTTCTTTGTTCTTGTTCACTATTAACGAGGGATTACTTCTTCTTACATATACATATACATCTTCTCTAATCAAAACTACTTCGCCTGATCCGCTTCTTCGCTTACCAGACTTACAAGGACGCCTTTCTTCTCCAAGTTTTTCACAACCTGCTCTGCTCGATCATTCAACGGATTATTAGCCAAATATACCTCTGTTAGATGTGGGATGGTTTCGAGCACTGCAATATCCTTAATGAGGTTATTTTCTACATATAGATACTCCAATGTCGGATGGTTTTTTAAAGGTGTCAGATCTTGAATTTTATTATCATTCATAATGACCCATTCCAACTTTAATTTCTGAAGAGGACTTAGATCGGTCACCTGATTCCCACTAGCGAGTAGACTGGTCAGCTTACGCATATTTTTTAATGCAGCCAGGCTTTTTATTTTGTTACTGTCCATAGATAAAGTTTGCAGATTGGTCAGACCTGAAAGTGGTGAGATATCTGCAATCTGATTGCCTTCAACAGCTAAGAACGTCAATTTCTTCAACTTGTTGAGTGGCTTAATATTTTTTATATTTTGGCCAGGCAAGAATAAATCCGTCATATTAACGGCATGTTCAAGACCTTGCAGGTTGGAAATCTTACTTTTCGTTTCCATAGCATATATGGATTTTAATTTCTTCAAATCGGCAGCTTTTATTTCCTTCTTAGCCGACAGCTTCAAATCTGTCCGAATAACTTTGGCCAAGACCGGGTCTTTGATAAGCGACGCAGCCAAAACGCTCGTTGTTGGTAATAGTACAAATACCAAACATAAAACGATCAACCTTTTTATGAATTGATTACGCATATAGAATCTCCCTACATTATTTAATACTAGAAATATACCATGATCTGGAATGTAATACATTGATAATATGTTCATCCCTATTGAATAGAAGCCCTACCGCTCTCTCCCTGCCTGTTTTCCGTTAAGAACGGATATAAGAATACCTCCCTAACAAATGTGGCCCTAAAATGATATTACCCTTTACAATTTTTTCATTGACACTGCCTTTGATAAAAAGATATATTTATTGATGTTGATAATCATTATCAGATATATAAAACGTTTTATATATCTACTTTTTACATCCCAATGGATGTAATTGTTCAACCAGGATGTTCAGCACTATCAAATACATTTTAAGATTCAGGAAGGGGAACACATGAATACAAAGAGAAAGTTTCCATTAACAGCGTTACTGATATCACTAGTCTTTATCCTGGCATTAGTTGGTTGTGGAAGTACGACTACAGAGCCAGCAGCAACTCCTGCTGCAAGTGATTCGGCCGCTCCAGCTACAGAAACACCAGCAGCTACAGATGAGAATGCCGAATATCCAATTACAATTAAACATGCTTTGGGCGAAACGGTTATTGAGAAAAATCCTGAACGTGTAGCTACAGTACAATGGGCGAACCAAGATGTCGTTCTCGCGCTTGGACAAGTTCCTGTAGGCTTCTCGGCAGCTAACTTTGGTGTTCAGGATGACAGCGGACTGCTGCCTTGGACTGCGAAGAAACTCGATGAACTCGGTGTAACCGACCCGAACGTTTTCCAAGATACAGACGGACTTGATTTTGAAGCGATTTCTGATTCCAATCCGGATGTTATTCTTGCAGCATACTCCGGTATCACTCAGGAAGACTACGATCTTCTTAGTGAAATTGCTCCGGTTGTAGCTTACCCAACGGCTCCATGGGCAACTACATGGCGTGAGCAGGTTAATTTCAATGCGAAGGGTATGGGCATGGAAGCAGAAGGCGAGCAACTGATCAAAGAGACTGAGGCCATGGTCAACGAGAAATTAGCCGCATATCCTCAGATCAAAGACAAAAAAGTAGTTTGGGTTAACTTCTCCGCTGAAGACATGTCCAAACTTCATATCTATACACCTGTAGATTCTCGTGTATCTTTCCTGGGTGAGCTGGGATTGGTTATTCCAGAAAGCATCACTAGCCAAATTACAGACCCTAACAGCTACTCCCTGAGCTTAAGTGCAGAGAATGCTGAAGCCCTTAATGATGCAGATATTATTGTTGGATACGGAAATGCCGAGTTGCTGAAAGCCATTCAGGCTGATCCGTTGCTGGGTAAAATTCCTGCGGTTAAACGTGGTTCTGTAGCGTTCATTGAAGCAGATACACCTTTGGTTGCTGCTGGAACGCCAAACCCACTTTCCATCTCTTATACTATTGATGATTACCTGAAATTGATTAGTGGAGCAATCGACAAGATCAATGAATAGTACATCGCTTTCGAACGATAATCGAATACGAGCACATGTCCCCAAGAACTTCATCTTGGTGTTAGTCATTTGTTTTATTCTGCTCGGTGCAACTATGATTGCCTCACTGGTCTTTGGCTCTAGACCCGTGAGGTTTCATGAGTTAATCGACGGATTATTTCACCCGGAAGTAGACTCTTATGGGGCAAACATCGTGCGCAAACGGATCTCCCGAACAGTCTTCAGCTTGTTATGCGGGGTAGCACTCGGCGTATCAGGAGCACTTATGCAAGCCGTTACCCGGAACCCACTTGCCGACCCAAGTATATTGGGTGTCAATACAGGGGCATCCCTATTTGTGGTGATCGGTATTGCATTCCTGAACATCAGCAGTGCCAATCAATATATCTGGCTGGCACTGGCCGGGGCTGCAATAACAGCTGTGTTCGTATTCGGAATCGGCTCAATGGGGCGTGGCGGAGCCACGCCCATTAAGCTTGTTTTGGCCGGAGCGGCCATCAGTGCCGCGCTCTCCTCACTCGTCACCGCCATTATGATCCCTCGCTCTTATGTCATGGACCAGTTCAGGTTCTGGCAAGTGGGCAGCGTAGGATCGGCAACCTGGAGTGGAATCAGTACATTCATCCCGTTCCTGCTCATCGGTATACTCATTGCATTTCTTACGGCCCCAGCACTAAATGCCTTAGCTCTGGGTGACGATGTTGCAACAGGACTCGGTGTGCGAACTGGAACCCTTCGATTCATTGCGGCTCTTGCAGGGGTTCTATTGTGCGGTGCAGCTACTGCACTGGCTGGACCTATTGGTTTCATCGGATTGTTATCTACCCACGTCATACGCCTTATACTGGGCCCCGACTTACGTTTTGTCATACCCATGTCAGCCATAGCTGGAGCGATCATTCTAACGATATCCGATGTCGGTGGCAGACTCATCAGCAACCCTGGAGAGCTTGAAGTCGGCGTCGTTACCGCCTTTATAGGTGCTCCAATATTAATCATCCTCGCGATGCGATCGAAAGTGCGTTCATTATGAGAGATCAATCGATTGAATTTATTATGGCGGGCAGACGTCATCGACGTCGCCGCTGGATACTTGTCACCAGTCTCCTTGCCATACTTGCATGTGCTCTTTGCTGCGCCATGCTTTTGCTCGGCAACACAATCTATCCGGTCAAAGATGTGATTAGCTCCCTTTCGGGAGAGAAGATCAAAGGTGTATCTTTTGCCGTGAATACGATACGTTTACCGAGAATGCTCACAGGTCTCTTTGCCGGATTTGCCTTCGGTATTGCAGGTTATACCTTCCAGACTATGTTGCGGAATCCGCTGGCGAATCCTAATGTTATCGGGATCACGTCAGGTTCAAGCGCTGCGGCTGTGTTTTGTATCGTCGTACTTCATGCAAGCGGAGCCATTGTTTCCCTGGCTTCAGTGATTGCAGGTCTGGCTACAGTGTTGTTCATATATGTACTCTCCAGAGGAAAAGTGTTCTCCATCGGAAGGTTAATACTTATCGGGATCGGTATTCAAGCTATGCTTGATGCGGTCATCTCCTATCTCTTACTGGTTAGTTCTGAAAAGGATATTCCTGCCGCAATCCGCTGGCTCACAGGTAGTCTGAACGGTTCTCAGATGAGTGCACTACCGCCTCTCGTGATTACCGTGCTAATCTGCTCACCCATCATCATGATGCTGGGCAAACATCTCAGTATATTGGAACTCGGAGAACAATCGGCGTTTTCACTAGGTGTAGACACGGACAAGACCAGAATTGCGCTTATTGTGAGTTCGGTCTGCATGGTCGCGATTGCTACGGCGACTACAGGTCCGATTGCCTTTGTCTCCTTCCTTGCGGGACCTATTGCGAAGAGACTCGTAGGTGTTGGCTCTTCGAACATTCTCCCGGCAGGTCTGGTTGGCGTTAATCTGGTTCTTGCCTCCGATCTCATCGGACAGTTTGCTTTTGAGTACAGATTCCCCGTAGGCGTCATTACCGGATTACTCGGAGCACCGTATCTGATCTTCCTGTTAATCCGAATGAATCGTAAGGGGGAGTTATAATGAAACCGACACATGTATTTGAAGCGAAACAACTCGTTGCCGGATATGAAAATAAAACCATTATCCACGGTGTGGATATCGTTATACCGAGCAACCAAATAAGCGTCATTATTGGCTCTAATGGCTGCGGTAAGTCTACCCTTTTGAAAACGATGGCTAGGCTCATTAAGCCTACATCTGGCAGCATTACGTTGGACGGCAAAGCCATTAGCAAGATCCCACCCAAGCAATTGGCTCGCGTGATCGGGTTACTGCCGCAGTCTCCCATTGTCCCGGAAGGCATTTCGGTAGCGGATCTGGTGGGCCGTGGAAGATTTCCACACCAATCCTTGTTCAGTGGCTGGACCAAAAAGGATTACGAGGCCGTGGCCGAAGCCATGACCATTATGAACATCACCGAGTTTGCCAATCACAATATAGATGAGCTTTCAGGCGGACAACGTCAGCGTGTGTGGATTGCCATGGCGCTAGCGCAACAGACAGATATCCTTTTTCTCGATGAGCCGACGACTTTCTTGGATATTACGTATCAAGTTGAGATCCTGGACCTGCTTACCGAGCTGAATCGCAAACATGGAACGACCATTGTGATGGTACTGCACGATATCAATTTATCGGCGCGATATGCAGATCATATCTTTGCGCTTCATACCGGAAAACTTGTGGCTGAGGGTAAACCTGCAGAGGTCATAACCGCACCACAAGTCAAAGACATTTTCGGATTGGAATGTACGGTTATTGAAGATCCCGTTTCAGGATCACCGATGGTGGTGCCCAAAGGGCGATATCATGCGAAATAGACAAATAGCGGCAGTTGCGACAAAGATCCTTTGTCCCGACTGTCGCTATCTTATTTTTGACCTAATCCGTTTTAGCTAAAAAACGAATAGTCACCGAGGTCCCCTGACCTTTGGCGCTGTGATATTCGATCGTTCCTTCATACTTTTCCACGATGTTATAACAGATCATTAATCCCAGTCCCGTCCCATTCGTTTTCAATGAATAAAATGGAGTCCCTAGTGACTTTACCTCTTCCTCTGTCATGCCGCTTCCCTGATCCGTTATTCTCATCTCCACCCACTGCTTCACTCGCTTCGCTGTTACTATAACGGTTGTGCCCGCATCCGAAGCTTCCAGTGCATTTTTGATGAGATTGATCAGCAACTGCTTGAACTCAATCGTATTAATAAGAATTGTACAGCCCTCTTCCACCTGCATATCCATATGTTTGTCCGACAACATCGCATAGGAGCTGAGCAGACCTGTCACACCCTCTAGAACTTCCTTAACATCCACCTTCTCTGGTCTCAGTTCTCTATTAGGTTTGGCAAGGGTCAGAAATTGAGAGGTCACCTGTTCGACGGTATTCAGCTCATCAATCATTAAAGCAAACTTATTTCTCACCGGTTGCTCAAAAGAGGTGTCTTCTCGATACAGCTGCAAAAAACCTCGCACAACCGTCACTGGATTACGAATTTCATGTGCAACGGCAGCCGTTAAATGGGCGATCATTTTCAAACGCTCTGATTGCTGCAGTTGTTCAAAATACAGTTGTTGCTTCCTCATTCGAGAAAAGGTCAGGTGAAAAATAAGAAATAAAATGATTTGGCTCGCCATAATATTGATAAAATTGCCGACCACATCCGTATGTATATATGCATACTCGTTCCCTTGGTTATACAGAAGATTGTAACCAAACGTAATGAGGATCAAAATTCCGTTTAGAATCAACGAACAATAAAATAATTTCAGATCATAGAACAGGATCGCGAGGGCTGGAAGAAGACAAATGAGAATATAAGTTGTCCACGACTGGGGATATAGAAAAGCAAGCGTATAGAAGTATGCAAACCCAATCAGAATGATGCTTAATCTAAAGGAAAACGTCTCCACCTTAGGATACAGCAATAAACATACGGCCAGAACGGTTACGCATAGGCAATGGATCACATACCCCACCGTAATCCCGTTCAATTCAGTCGTGGACAGGATTAATCCCGATAACATCAGAGCAATGATCGTAAGCATTGAGATGTAATACGTTTTCCGATTGATCTGATTGTGCAATTCTTTCATGAATTCACCACTTTTAGATGGATTTAGACGCAGGTAGGCGACTTTGTTCTAAAATGTTGGAAATTCCTCTGGTATGCCGCTGTCCGCTTTCTACATTATTATTGTATCTTATTTAACAACCTGCATACTACGGGCTCTGATTAAACATCCACTCATAAAAGCGGACTACACTAAAAAGCCATACGGATGATTGTCCGTACGGCTGAATTAGCACTTTGTTTTTACTTATGCATAACACATGTGTGATTGATGAATGACGGTACGAAGATTACTTCCAGAGCTCTTCGGCAATTTCCTTAATGAACGCAAGCTTGCGCCATTGCTGTTCCTCGGTCAGATGGTTACCTTCTTCCGTGGAAGCAAAGCCGCATTGCGGGCTCAGGCAGATTCGATCCAGATCAACATATTGTTTGGCTTCCTCGATCCGTTTCAGAATATCTTCCTTGTTCTCCAGCTCTCCAAATTTGGAAGAGAAGAGGCCCAGTACGACCTGCTGATTGTCCTTCAGGAAACGAAGTGGCTTGAAGTCACCAGCCCGTTCTGTATCGAACTCCAGGTAAAAGCCAGAGTAGTTATCGATGCTCAGAAGTGTCTGCGCAATCGGCTCGTAACCGCCACCGACTCCTGCAAACGTTGAAACATAATTACCGCGGCAGACATGAGTGGTTACCACGAGGTCTTCCGGCAGGCCGGATACCACTTCTTCGTTCAGTTTTGCAAGTTCGTTTGCATACTCTTCCACATTGACGCCAATCTGCTCCATCACTGTGATGAACTGTTGGTCACATAGTGCGCCCCATGTGCAATC belongs to Paenibacillus sp. FSL H8-0079 and includes:
- a CDS encoding GntR family transcriptional regulator codes for the protein MKPKYQVIIDDIKSHILSGTYSIGEQIPTESALQDSYNVSRQTVRKAILELSNEGFLRSEKGSGTYVSNQYRSRSGGHTSKKTIGVITTYISDYIFPSIIRGIESRLNEDNYSLLLASTNNDVAQEKKALEMMLSYGVDGLIVEPTKSNLYNPNIAYYLSFKEQDVPFTMINAFYEELEVPFFCLDDVQSSYLATRELISKGHTQIGIIAKMDDLQGKYRMKGYIKALGEAKLRFHPEQVLSFDTASKPELSSNVATYLDENRDALTAIVCYNDEVGLEVVHACRRLGISIPDELSIIGQDNSYIAKNANIRLTTLTHPQEQMGRDAADWVIKNLQGKKDLPTNTYYQPVLVEGETVKEIEVE
- a CDS encoding leucine-rich repeat domain-containing protein, which encodes MRNQFIKRLIVLCLVFVLLPTTSVLAASLIKDPVLAKVIRTDLKLSAKKEIKAADLKKLKSIYAMETKSKISNLQGLEHAVNMTDLFLPGQNIKNIKPLNKLKKLTFLAVEGNQIADISPLSGLTNLQTLSMDSNKIKSLAALKNMRKLTSLLASGNQVTDLSPLQKLKLEWVIMNDNKIQDLTPLKNHPTLEYLYVENNLIKDIAVLETIPHLTEVYLANNPLNDRAEQVVKNLEKKGVLVSLVSEEADQAK
- a CDS encoding iron-siderophore ABC transporter substrate-binding protein, translated to MNTKRKFPLTALLISLVFILALVGCGSTTTEPAATPAASDSAAPATETPAATDENAEYPITIKHALGETVIEKNPERVATVQWANQDVVLALGQVPVGFSAANFGVQDDSGLLPWTAKKLDELGVTDPNVFQDTDGLDFEAISDSNPDVILAAYSGITQEDYDLLSEIAPVVAYPTAPWATTWREQVNFNAKGMGMEAEGEQLIKETEAMVNEKLAAYPQIKDKKVVWVNFSAEDMSKLHIYTPVDSRVSFLGELGLVIPESITSQITDPNSYSLSLSAENAEALNDADIIVGYGNAELLKAIQADPLLGKIPAVKRGSVAFIEADTPLVAAGTPNPLSISYTIDDYLKLISGAIDKINE
- a CDS encoding iron chelate uptake ABC transporter family permease subunit; amino-acid sequence: MNSTSLSNDNRIRAHVPKNFILVLVICFILLGATMIASLVFGSRPVRFHELIDGLFHPEVDSYGANIVRKRISRTVFSLLCGVALGVSGALMQAVTRNPLADPSILGVNTGASLFVVIGIAFLNISSANQYIWLALAGAAITAVFVFGIGSMGRGGATPIKLVLAGAAISAALSSLVTAIMIPRSYVMDQFRFWQVGSVGSATWSGISTFIPFLLIGILIAFLTAPALNALALGDDVATGLGVRTGTLRFIAALAGVLLCGAATALAGPIGFIGLLSTHVIRLILGPDLRFVIPMSAIAGAIILTISDVGGRLISNPGELEVGVVTAFIGAPILIILAMRSKVRSL
- a CDS encoding iron chelate uptake ABC transporter family permease subunit, which produces MRDQSIEFIMAGRRHRRRRWILVTSLLAILACALCCAMLLLGNTIYPVKDVISSLSGEKIKGVSFAVNTIRLPRMLTGLFAGFAFGIAGYTFQTMLRNPLANPNVIGITSGSSAAAVFCIVVLHASGAIVSLASVIAGLATVLFIYVLSRGKVFSIGRLILIGIGIQAMLDAVISYLLLVSSEKDIPAAIRWLTGSLNGSQMSALPPLVITVLICSPIIMMLGKHLSILELGEQSAFSLGVDTDKTRIALIVSSVCMVAIATATTGPIAFVSFLAGPIAKRLVGVGSSNILPAGLVGVNLVLASDLIGQFAFEYRFPVGVITGLLGAPYLIFLLIRMNRKGEL
- a CDS encoding ABC transporter ATP-binding protein, coding for MKPTHVFEAKQLVAGYENKTIIHGVDIVIPSNQISVIIGSNGCGKSTLLKTMARLIKPTSGSITLDGKAISKIPPKQLARVIGLLPQSPIVPEGISVADLVGRGRFPHQSLFSGWTKKDYEAVAEAMTIMNITEFANHNIDELSGGQRQRVWIAMALAQQTDILFLDEPTTFLDITYQVEILDLLTELNRKHGTTIVMVLHDINLSARYADHIFALHTGKLVAEGKPAEVITAPQVKDIFGLECTVIEDPVSGSPMVVPKGRYHAK
- a CDS encoding HAMP domain-containing sensor histidine kinase, translated to MKELHNQINRKTYYISMLTIIALMLSGLILSTTELNGITVGYVIHCLCVTVLAVCLLLYPKVETFSFRLSIILIGFAYFYTLAFLYPQSWTTYILICLLPALAILFYDLKLFYCSLILNGILILITFGYNLLYNQGNEYAYIHTDVVGNFINIMASQIILFLIFHLTFSRMRKQQLYFEQLQQSERLKMIAHLTAAVAHEIRNPVTVVRGFLQLYREDTSFEQPVRNKFALMIDELNTVEQVTSQFLTLAKPNRELRPEKVDVKEVLEGVTGLLSSYAMLSDKHMDMQVEEGCTILINTIEFKQLLINLIKNALEASDAGTTVIVTAKRVKQWVEMRITDQGSGMTEEEVKSLGTPFYSLKTNGTGLGLMICYNIVEKYEGTIEYHSAKGQGTSVTIRFLAKTD